The Helicobacter sp. MIT 05-5293 genome window below encodes:
- the prpD gene encoding 2-methylcitrate dehydratase, which yields MSADMGILDTKRPDFDDILTKIADYAVNFKIDSSLAYETARYCLMDTIGCGLLALEFPACTKLLGPVVEGAEFRPLGAKIPGTSYQLEPERAAFNVGAMVRWLDFNDTWLAAEWGHPSDNLGAIWAVADYLSRKNIASGKAPLSVKDVLTAMIKAHEIQGILALENSFNKVGLDHVLLVRIASTAVACAMLGGTFEEVRNAVSHAFVDGGALRCYRHAPNTGSRKSWAAGDASSRGVNLALKALSGEMGYPSALSAKFWGFEDVKMKGQKLTLPQALGSYVMENVLFKISFPAEFHAQTAVECALKLHNEVKDRLDSVEKIVITTQESGHRIINKVGPLANPADRDHCIQYMVAVPLVFGRLTADDYEDSIANDPRIDALRDKMVVETDDRYTREYLEADKRSIANAVQIFYKDGSKSEKVEIDYPIGHKRRRGEGIPVLVAKFERNIARKLSPKKCAAIKELCNDQKRLEATPFNLFSDLFAL from the coding sequence ATGAGTGCTGATATGGGTATTTTAGATACAAAGAGACCGGATTTTGATGATATTTTGACAAAAATTGCTGATTATGCGGTGAATTTTAAAATTGATTCTAGCCTTGCTTACGAAACTGCAAGATATTGTTTAATGGATACAATCGGTTGTGGATTGCTCGCTTTAGAGTTTCCTGCTTGCACCAAATTATTGGGACCTGTTGTTGAGGGTGCAGAATTTCGCCCGCTTGGCGCAAAAATCCCCGGAACAAGCTATCAGCTCGAACCCGAACGCGCAGCGTTTAATGTCGGCGCAATGGTAAGATGGCTTGATTTTAATGACACATGGCTTGCTGCTGAATGGGGACACCCAAGTGATAATCTTGGTGCGATTTGGGCAGTAGCGGATTATTTAAGTCGTAAAAATATTGCTTCAGGTAAAGCACCCTTGAGTGTTAAAGATGTGCTTACTGCAATGATTAAGGCGCATGAGATTCAAGGAATCTTGGCATTAGAAAATAGTTTTAATAAGGTTGGATTGGATCATGTCTTACTTGTGAGAATCGCTTCAACTGCTGTTGCGTGTGCAATGCTTGGCGGGACTTTTGAAGAAGTGCGCAATGCTGTAAGCCACGCGTTTGTCGATGGTGGTGCATTGCGTTGTTATCGTCATGCACCAAATACAGGTTCTCGTAAAAGCTGGGCAGCAGGTGATGCAAGCTCCCGTGGTGTGAATCTTGCGCTTAAAGCTTTGAGTGGTGAGATGGGCTATCCAAGCGCATTGAGTGCGAAGTTTTGGGGCTTTGAAGATGTAAAAATGAAAGGGCAAAAGCTTACTTTACCTCAAGCATTAGGCAGTTATGTGATGGAAAATGTGCTTTTTAAAATCAGCTTCCCTGCAGAATTCCACGCACAAACAGCTGTAGAATGTGCGCTTAAACTTCATAATGAAGTCAAAGACAGACTAGATTCTGTTGAAAAAATCGTGATTACCACACAAGAATCAGGACACCGCATCATTAATAAAGTCGGACCGCTTGCGAATCCAGCTGATAGAGATCATTGTATCCAATATATGGTTGCTGTTCCACTCGTCTTTGGGCGGCTCACCGCTGATGATTATGAAGATAGTATAGCTAATGATCCACGCATTGACGCGCTACGTGATAAAATGGTCGTAGAAACAGATGATCGTTACACAAGAGAATATCTCGAAGCAGATAAACGCTCTATTGCTAATGCAGTGCAGATTTTTTACAAAGATGGCAGTAAGAGCGAAAAGGTAGAGATTGACTATCCTATCGGACATAAACGCCGAAGAGGTGAGGGAATCCCTGTGCTTGTGGCAAAATTTGAGCGCAATATTGCTCGCAAACTTAGCCCCAAAAAATGTGCAGCGATTAAGGAGCTTTGTAACGATCAAAAGCGACTTGAAGCTACACCTTTCAATCTTTTTAGCGATTTGTTTGCACTTTAA
- a CDS encoding DMT family transporter codes for MRNSLFLGHLLALFSVLVWGSTFSATKVLLEDFDAIEILFIRFFIAYWFLFALHFRGIKWGGWGLEMLFAGAGLSGACLYFLLENIALNYTSASNASLLVAISPLFTALLSAFFLKKKIGKYFFIGAILAFVGVGFVVFRGEFSFHLNAFGDMLCICAGLVWSVYTILMGKIFIACESQNALSITRKVFFYGLTFTLPLLLLHFYMGDGDLSRVWGGLQNPNNLLMFAFLGFLASALCYVSWNGALKYLGLIKASAYIYSVPVIGVIVAVLSLGESLNIFIVIGGFLVMKGLFLSQK; via the coding sequence ATGCGTAATTCTTTATTTTTAGGACACTTATTAGCCCTTTTTTCAGTGTTAGTATGGGGTAGCACTTTTAGCGCGACAAAGGTATTGTTAGAAGATTTTGATGCAATTGAGATTCTATTTATTCGTTTTTTTATCGCGTATTGGTTCTTATTTGCTTTGCATTTTAGAGGTATAAAATGGGGAGGTTGGGGGCTGGAGATGTTATTTGCAGGAGCAGGGTTAAGCGGGGCTTGTTTGTATTTTTTGCTTGAAAATATCGCGCTCAATTACACAAGCGCATCAAACGCTTCTTTGCTCGTAGCAATCAGCCCTTTATTCACAGCTCTTTTGAGTGCATTTTTTTTGAAAAAGAAAATCGGCAAGTATTTTTTTATTGGTGCGATTTTGGCATTTGTGGGGGTGGGGTTTGTTGTATTTCGTGGTGAATTCTCATTTCATCTCAATGCCTTTGGCGATATGCTGTGCATCTGTGCAGGACTTGTCTGGTCGGTCTATACGATTCTGATGGGCAAGATTTTTATCGCTTGTGAATCTCAAAACGCACTAAGTATTACGCGTAAAGTTTTCTTCTATGGATTGACTTTTACTTTGCCTCTTTTGTTGTTGCATTTTTATATGGGAGATGGTGATTTGAGTAGGGTCTGGGGAGGGTTACAGAATCCTAACAATCTTCTTATGTTTGCATTCTTGGGGTTTTTGGCATCAGCACTTTGCTATGTCTCATGGAATGGAGCTTTGAAATATTTAGGTTTAATCAAGGCAAGTGCGTATATTTACTCTGTGCCTGTAATTGGCGTGATTGTGGCAGTTTTGAGCTTGGGTGAATCGCTTAATATTTTTATTGTGATTGGAGGTTTTTTGGTGATGAAAGGTTTGTTTCTAAGCCAAAAATAG
- a CDS encoding adenosylmethionine--8-amino-7-oxononanoate transaminase has translation MKKLKSPKKEQKNNAQSLVKLDLEHIWHPCTQMKEHEKIPLVPIKKAKGVYLYDFNGKSYIDCISSWWVNLFGHCNPYIAKAIKKQLDSLEHTLLAGFSHKPIISYSARLCALLPKKLTKCFYADNGSSAVEVALKMSFAYHQLLGEKRPYFLSLSNSYHGETLGALSVGDVELYKKEYKDILIQSLTTPVPKDSDFSKELASLKSLLEKKGKNICAFILEPLVQCAGNMHIYSKDFIKAACELCRQFGIHIIFDEIAVGFGRSGSMFALEQCEVVPDFLCLSKGITGGFLPLSVVVTHNDIYKAFYAPYESHKAFLHSHSYTGNALALAAANAVLDIFEKEDIIKKNKSKSEKIFALWQNLEKNKKLGNFRHQGMIFAFDIVQSKHKRAGMFVYQEALQKGLLLRPLGNTIYLMPPYIIKEKQVAYIVQTLEEICQRL, from the coding sequence ATTAAAAAACTAAAGTCTCCAAAGAAAGAGCAGAAAAATAATGCCCAAAGTCTTGTCAAACTTGATTTAGAGCATATATGGCATCCTTGCACACAGATGAAAGAGCATGAAAAAATCCCACTTGTCCCGATTAAAAAAGCCAAGGGAGTATATTTGTATGATTTTAATGGTAAATCTTATATAGATTGCATTAGCTCATGGTGGGTGAATCTCTTTGGACATTGTAACCCCTATATCGCAAAGGCAATAAAAAAGCAACTTGATTCTTTAGAACATACTTTACTCGCAGGTTTTTCTCACAAGCCGATTATTTCGTATTCTGCACGACTTTGTGCGCTTTTACCTAAAAAACTCACTAAATGTTTTTATGCTGATAATGGTTCAAGCGCGGTAGAAGTGGCACTTAAGATGAGCTTTGCTTATCATCAGCTTTTGGGTGAAAAAAGACCTTATTTCCTTTCTTTGAGTAATTCCTATCATGGAGAGACTTTGGGTGCTTTGAGTGTAGGTGATGTAGAGCTTTACAAGAAAGAGTATAAAGACATATTGATTCAATCTCTCACTACGCCTGTGCCAAAAGATTCTGATTTTTCTAAAGAATTAGCTTCTTTGAAGTCTCTTTTGGAAAAAAAGGGTAAAAATATTTGCGCGTTTATTCTTGAGCCTTTAGTGCAGTGTGCTGGAAATATGCACATATATAGTAAAGATTTTATCAAGGCAGCTTGTGAGCTATGCAGACAATTTGGTATTCATATTATCTTTGATGAAATTGCGGTAGGTTTCGGACGTAGCGGCAGTATGTTTGCACTTGAACAATGTGAAGTTGTGCCGGATTTTTTATGCCTCTCTAAGGGTATTACCGGAGGATTCTTACCGCTTTCTGTTGTGGTTACTCATAATGACATTTATAAGGCTTTTTATGCACCTTATGAATCTCACAAAGCCTTTTTACATTCGCACAGCTATACTGGTAATGCTTTGGCTTTGGCTGCAGCAAACGCAGTTTTGGATATTTTTGAAAAAGAAGATATTATCAAGAAAAATAAGAGCAAATCAGAGAAGATTTTTGCTTTATGGCAGAATCTGGAGAAAAATAAAAAGTTAGGGAATTTTCGACATCAAGGTATGATTTTTGCCTTTGATATTGTGCAAAGCAAACACAAGCGTGCTGGAATGTTTGTCTATCAAGAGGCATTACAAAAAGGTTTATTATTAAGACCGCTGGGTAATACAATCTATTTAATGCCTCCCTATATTATCAAGGAAAAACAAGTCGCTTATATTGTGCAGACTCTTGAAGAAATCTGCCAAAGGCTTTGA
- the prpC gene encoding 2-methylcitrate synthase, producing the protein MGEAAKNKVGGLAGVIAGKSGICTVGTGHGLNYRGYDIYDLARECEFEEVAYLLLKGELPKKQELESFKQELIKARSLPKDLKEALKLLPKDAHPMDIMRTGCSVLGCLEQERIDALKGEFPDQHRIGVRLLGIFPSILLFWHHWHQSKTEMDTNSKQDTIAGYFLEKLHNKEPKKLWIDAMHVSLILYAEHEFNASTFTSRVITATMSDVYSAITGAIGALRGPLHGGANEAAMDLLSEFKNPAEALEGIKQKLASKTKIMGFGHRVYVKADPRNVVIKEWSKKLSEDVGDSKGLYPISEVIEEVMWNEKKLFPNLDFYSASAYHFMGIPTSYFTPIFIMSRTSGWLAHIFEQRADNKLIRPSSEYTGPDNRAFVPMNER; encoded by the coding sequence ATGGGTGAAGCAGCGAAAAATAAAGTAGGTGGTTTGGCAGGAGTGATTGCTGGAAAATCAGGAATCTGCACCGTTGGCACAGGACATGGGTTAAACTATCGAGGGTATGATATTTATGATCTCGCAAGAGAATGTGAGTTTGAGGAAGTAGCGTATCTTCTTTTAAAAGGAGAGTTGCCAAAAAAACAAGAACTTGAAAGTTTTAAACAAGAGTTGATTAAGGCAAGATCTTTGCCTAAGGACCTTAAAGAAGCTCTCAAACTTTTACCTAAAGATGCGCACCCTATGGATATTATGCGCACAGGTTGTTCGGTTTTAGGGTGTTTGGAGCAAGAGAGAATCGATGCACTTAAGGGTGAATTTCCCGATCAACATCGCATCGGTGTGCGATTATTAGGCATTTTTCCTTCTATCTTACTATTTTGGCATCATTGGCATCAAAGCAAAACAGAAATGGATACCAATAGCAAACAAGACACAATCGCAGGGTATTTTTTAGAAAAATTGCACAACAAAGAGCCTAAAAAATTATGGATTGATGCGATGCATGTGAGTTTGATTTTGTATGCTGAACATGAATTTAATGCTTCAACTTTCACTTCGCGCGTGATTACAGCGACAATGTCAGATGTGTATTCAGCTATCACAGGAGCAATTGGCGCATTGCGCGGACCATTGCATGGCGGTGCAAATGAAGCAGCAATGGACCTTTTGAGCGAATTTAAGAATCCTGCAGAAGCTTTAGAAGGCATCAAACAAAAATTGGCTAGTAAAACAAAAATTATGGGCTTTGGACATCGTGTGTATGTCAAAGCTGACCCTCGTAATGTCGTGATTAAAGAATGGAGTAAAAAACTCTCCGAAGATGTAGGGGATTCTAAAGGATTGTATCCTATCAGTGAGGTTATCGAAGAAGTAATGTGGAATGAGAAAAAACTTTTCCCAAATCTTGATTTTTATAGTGCTTCAGCTTACCATTTTATGGGGATTCCTACTTCATATTTCACACCTATTTTCATCATGAGCAGGACAAGCGGTTGGCTTGCGCATATTTTTGAACAACGAGCAGATAATAAGCTTATCCGCCCAAGTTCGGAATATACTGGACCAGATAATCGTGCGTTTGTGCCAATGAATGAACGCTAA
- the prpB gene encoding methylisocitrate lyase — protein sequence MSIQSAGKKFREALKSSTPLQIIGVINAYSAIQAQKSGAKALYLSGGALAAMSIGVPDLGITSLEDVCIDVRRITAASDLPLLVDADTGWGGAFNIARTIKDLTRSGAAGCHIEDQVAQKRCGHRPNKELVSKEEMCDRIKAAVDAKIDSEFVVMARTDAHASEGQQAAIDRALSYVEVGADMIFAEAIHTLEEYKQFTDVIKVPVLANITEFGKTPYFTTSELKEVGISMVLYPLSAARAMNKAALEVFEDIIQNGSQKNSIDKMQTRAELYEMLNYHAFEQKLDELFKK from the coding sequence ATGAGCATTCAAAGTGCCGGTAAAAAGTTTAGGGAAGCACTAAAAAGTAGCACTCCTTTGCAAATTATAGGTGTGATCAACGCTTATAGTGCAATCCAAGCTCAAAAAAGTGGAGCGAAAGCTCTCTATCTTAGTGGTGGTGCACTTGCAGCGATGAGTATAGGTGTGCCGGATTTGGGCATTACTTCGCTTGAAGATGTTTGTATCGATGTGAGAAGAATCACAGCAGCAAGTGATTTGCCTCTTTTGGTCGATGCAGATACGGGTTGGGGAGGAGCGTTTAATATTGCTAGAACAATCAAGGATTTGACGCGTTCTGGTGCGGCAGGTTGTCATATTGAAGATCAAGTCGCTCAAAAACGTTGCGGACATCGTCCTAATAAAGAGCTTGTAAGCAAAGAAGAAATGTGTGATCGTATCAAGGCAGCAGTTGATGCCAAAATAGATAGTGAATTTGTCGTAATGGCACGCACTGATGCTCATGCGAGTGAAGGGCAACAAGCTGCGATTGATCGAGCGTTGAGTTATGTAGAAGTAGGCGCAGATATGATTTTTGCAGAGGCTATTCATACGCTTGAGGAGTATAAGCAATTCACCGATGTGATCAAAGTGCCGGTATTGGCAAATATCACAGAATTTGGGAAAACACCTTATTTTACTACTTCAGAGTTAAAAGAAGTTGGTATTTCAATGGTGCTTTATCCTCTTTCTGCTGCCCGAGCGATGAATAAAGCGGCTTTAGAGGTGTTTGAAGACATTATCCAAAATGGCTCACAGAAAAATAGCATTGACAAAATGCAGACACGAGCAGAACTCTATGAGATGCTTAATTATCATGCTTTTGAACAAAAGCTTGATGAGTTATTTAAAAAATAA